The genomic region AGCAGATATAATAACAGAAATCATATCAGAAACTGGATCTGAAAGAATTGATACACAAAAGGTGATAGAAACATTTATGAAAAAAATCAAACAAAGTTTGACATCGGGTGAAAATGTTTATTTAAGAGGATTCGGATCATTTATTATTAAATATAGAGCAAAAAAACTGGGACGTCATATATCCAAAGATATGTCTATTGTAATTCCTGCGCATAATATCCCAGTATTTAAACCTGCAAAATCTTTTACTGAGTTAGTCAAAAAAAATGTTCCTATAAAGGAATAAAATAAAATGTAAATACAATAATTATTAAATGAAAATTATGCCAAACGGAAAAAAAAGAAAAAGACGTAAGATAGCAACTCATAAAAGAAAAAAAAGAAATAGGAAAAATAGGCATAAAAAGAAATAATAATTTTAATTATAAAAATTAATCTATTGTAATTTCTAAAACTTTTTTTTCCTTGTTTTTGTCTATGTATGAATAAAGAGTTAATTATAAATGCAGAAGAACAAGAAGTTAAAATAGCTCTTTTGGAAGAAGGAAAATTATTAGAGCTTCATAGAGATGTTTTTGATAAAAAATTCTCTGTGGGTGATGTTTATTTGGGAATAGTTAAAAGAATTTTGTATGCATTAAATGCTGCTATTATCGATATAGGACATTCAAAAGGAGCTTTTTTACATTATG from Blattabacterium cuenoti harbors:
- a CDS encoding HU family DNA-binding protein, with translation MTKADIITEIISETGSERIDTQKVIETFMKKIKQSLTSGENVYLRGFGSFIIKYRAKKLGRHISKDMSIVIPAHNIPVFKPAKSFTELVKKNVPIKE